In Streptantibioticus cattleyicolor NRRL 8057 = DSM 46488, a genomic segment contains:
- a CDS encoding APC family permease — protein sequence MASVDQYAPQTARDPSTLRRDVGLIGLMWASVGSIIGSGWLYGAKNAVVVAGPAAIISWGIGAVAIVLLALVHAELGGLFPVAGGTARYPHYAFGGLAGMSFGWFSWLQAATVAPIEVEAMIGYAGHWHWAQGLQHKDSTLTISGFVVAVVLMAVFVAVNFLGVRLLAHTNSAATWWKVAVPLFTIFVLAATHFHGSNFTSHGFAPFGVKGILGAISTSGIIFALLGFEQAIQLSGESRNPKRDIPRATLGSVAIGALIYLLLQVVFIGALPGASFAKGWANLDFAGISGPFAGLATLVGLGWLGVVLYVDAVISPGGTGLIYTTSTSRISYGLSKNGYAPKLFESTDKRGVPWFGLIISFVTGVVCFLPFPSWQQLVSFITSASVLMYAGAPLAFGVLRDRLPERARPYRLPGGSWISPVSFVISSFIIYWSGWGTLWRLGIAIVLGYLLLGGYATYAHRKGLPQAPRLDWKAAQWLPVYLIGMGVISWQGGFGDGSKGNLPLWWDMAVIAVFSLGIYYWARATALPAPEIERNIADVTVVDEGGH from the coding sequence ATGGCTAGCGTTGACCAGTACGCCCCGCAGACGGCACGTGATCCCAGCACCCTGCGCCGCGATGTCGGTCTGATCGGATTGATGTGGGCGTCCGTCGGATCCATCATCGGCTCCGGCTGGCTGTACGGCGCCAAGAACGCCGTCGTCGTGGCGGGACCGGCCGCCATCATCTCCTGGGGCATCGGTGCCGTGGCGATCGTGCTGCTCGCCCTGGTCCACGCCGAACTCGGCGGCCTCTTCCCGGTGGCCGGCGGCACCGCCCGCTACCCGCACTACGCCTTCGGCGGCCTGGCCGGCATGTCCTTCGGCTGGTTCTCCTGGCTCCAGGCGGCCACCGTGGCCCCGATCGAGGTCGAGGCCATGATCGGCTACGCCGGTCACTGGCACTGGGCCCAGGGCCTCCAGCACAAGGACTCCACGCTGACCATCAGCGGCTTCGTCGTCGCAGTCGTGCTGATGGCCGTCTTCGTGGCGGTGAACTTCCTCGGCGTCCGGCTGCTCGCCCACACCAACAGCGCCGCCACCTGGTGGAAGGTGGCCGTGCCGCTCTTCACCATCTTCGTGCTCGCCGCCACCCACTTCCACGGCAGCAACTTCACCTCGCACGGCTTCGCCCCGTTCGGCGTCAAGGGCATCCTCGGAGCGATCAGCACCAGCGGCATCATCTTCGCCCTGCTCGGCTTCGAGCAGGCGATCCAGCTCTCCGGGGAGAGCCGCAACCCCAAGCGCGACATCCCGCGCGCCACGCTCGGCTCGGTCGCCATCGGCGCCCTGATCTACCTGCTGCTCCAGGTCGTCTTCATCGGCGCGCTGCCCGGCGCCTCGTTCGCCAAGGGCTGGGCCAACCTCGACTTCGCCGGCATCAGCGGCCCGTTCGCGGGTCTGGCGACCCTGGTCGGCCTCGGCTGGCTCGGCGTCGTCCTCTACGTCGACGCGGTGATCTCCCCCGGCGGCACCGGCCTGATCTACACCACCTCCACCTCGCGCATCTCCTACGGCCTGAGCAAGAACGGCTACGCGCCCAAGCTCTTCGAGAGCACCGACAAGCGCGGCGTGCCGTGGTTCGGCCTGATCATCTCGTTCGTCACCGGCGTCGTCTGCTTCCTGCCCTTCCCGAGCTGGCAGCAGCTGGTCAGCTTCATCACCTCGGCGAGCGTGCTGATGTACGCCGGTGCCCCGCTCGCCTTCGGCGTGTTGCGGGACCGGCTGCCGGAGCGGGCGCGCCCCTACCGGCTGCCCGGCGGCTCGTGGATATCCCCGGTCTCCTTCGTCATCTCCAGCTTCATCATCTACTGGTCCGGCTGGGGCACCCTGTGGCGCCTGGGCATCGCCATCGTCCTCGGCTACCTGCTGCTGGGCGGGTACGCCACCTACGCGCACCGCAAGGGGCTGCCGCAGGCGCCCCGGCTGGACTGGAAGGCCGCCCAGTGGCTGCCGGTCTACCTGATCGGCATGGGCGTCATCTCCTGGCAGGGCGGCTTCGGCGACGGCTCCAAGGGCAACCTGCCGCTGTGGTGGGACATGGCCGTGATCGCGGTCTTCTCGCTGGGCATCTACTACTGGGCCCGGGCCACCGCGCTGCCCGCCCCGGAGATCGAGCGGAACATCGCCGACGTCACCGTGGTCGACGAGGGCGGCCACTGA
- a CDS encoding CapA family protein — protein sequence MTVRLALAGDTMLGREVAGRLARCGADALFAPEVGRAAAAADLFVLNLECCVSDRGAPAPVPGKPFFFRAPPGAVRALAGLGVDAVTLANNHALDFGPEALADTRELLAGAGIAAVGAGPDVAAARAPAVLTAGGVRVGLLGVTDHPEEFAAGPDRPGTAYADLWSGVPGWLTDAVAALRERCDVAVVTVHWGPNMTPRPVAHVRRCAPGLLAAGATVVAGHSAHVPHGFTRRVLYDLGDFIDDYAVHPVLRNDLGVLWLVTLDGPVVRRVDAVPLALDFCHTRRAVGAEYAWMRDRLTSACAELGTPLGDMGDRLTARWV from the coding sequence ATGACGGTCAGGCTGGCGCTGGCCGGGGACACGATGCTCGGCCGCGAGGTGGCGGGGCGCCTCGCGCGGTGCGGGGCCGACGCGCTGTTCGCGCCCGAGGTCGGGCGGGCCGCCGCCGCGGCCGATCTGTTCGTGCTCAACCTGGAGTGCTGCGTCTCCGACCGCGGCGCCCCGGCCCCCGTCCCCGGCAAGCCGTTCTTCTTCCGCGCCCCGCCCGGCGCGGTGCGCGCGCTGGCCGGGCTCGGGGTGGACGCCGTCACGCTCGCCAACAACCACGCCCTGGACTTCGGCCCCGAGGCCCTCGCGGACACCCGTGAGCTGCTGGCCGGGGCGGGGATCGCGGCGGTGGGCGCGGGGCCGGACGTGGCCGCCGCGCGGGCCCCGGCGGTGCTGACCGCGGGCGGGGTACGGGTCGGGCTGCTGGGCGTCACCGATCACCCGGAGGAGTTCGCGGCCGGTCCGGACCGGCCCGGCACCGCGTACGCGGATCTGTGGTCGGGGGTGCCGGGGTGGCTCACCGACGCGGTGGCCGCGCTGCGGGAACGGTGCGACGTGGCCGTGGTCACCGTGCACTGGGGGCCCAACATGACGCCGCGGCCGGTGGCCCACGTACGCCGCTGCGCGCCTGGGTTGCTGGCGGCCGGCGCCACCGTGGTGGCCGGTCACTCGGCCCACGTACCGCACGGTTTCACCCGGCGGGTGCTGTACGACCTCGGGGACTTCATCGACGACTACGCGGTGCACCCGGTGCTCCGCAACGACCTCGGGGTGCTGTGGCTGGTGACGCTGGACGGCCCGGTGGTGCGACGGGTCGACGCGGTGCCGCTGGCGCTGGACTTCTGCCACACCCGGCGGGCGGTGGGCGCCGAGTACGCCTGGATGCGCGACCGGCTCACCTCGGCCTGTGCCGAACTGGGCACGCCGCTGGGTGACATGGGCGACCGCCTCACCGCGCGCTGGGTGTGA